The Halococcus salifodinae DSM 8989 DNA window AGAAGTTGTACGTTACCTTGTCGTCAGGGCTCCCGCCGCTGACGACTCCGACCATGTGCTTGTGTTCGGCTGAACGTCAGTATGCAAGCCTGACCGCAGGATACGGCTTGACCTCTGTACAAAATTGGTGAGCAGTCCGGCGAGCATGGATTTTCGCTTCTTCAACCGCTACCGCATGTGTCGAGTGGACTCTGCCGGTCCATACACACTCGTTGCACGTTGCGCGGTATGCCTGGTGTTGTGGGTTTGTTACTGAGTGTGGCACTGGATCGCATCCTCCCTCGAAGATCGAGCTTAGACTCGATGGAATTGAGACTGTCGGTCCAGAACTTCCCCCATAGCAGCAGAAGTCAGGCAGGCGGGTTGCCCATGCATGACTGGGTTCGAAACCAATACCGAAGCCTAATTTCTGCGGGATCTGTGCATGACGAATCTACCTACCCGCGTTCAGCGTAGGAATCAAAGGACCAGTCGATGCGATCGAACGTATATCCACCACAGTGTGGACAGACCTGCCGCCGGAGTTCGAAGCGCATCCTGCAGGTGTGACACTCGTATGGAAGCGGCTCATCACGGGCAGGCCCTGCGAATACCGCCCTGACTTTGGCGAGCGTGCTCACTGTGAATCCCCCAAGATTACACATAATGGCGCGCGAATAGAAAACGTTTGTCCCACGCTCACACGTCGTCTACTGGCTGGGGACTCGATCACTATCGGCGAGGGATGGGTACTGAACGGTTCCTGTTGGGTGTAGAATCACCACGATGGAGCAACGTATTGGTGGTCAGTACGTCGCACTACTCTTCAGGCGACCACACTCGCACCCCTCCACGAACGACTCGCTACCGTCATCCGATGGATAGCCAAGAGCGACTCCAACCCAGGGGAGTTCTACTTCCACCACGCTTGGCGAGAGTATATCTGAAATTCCCGTCTTGTTCGGAACGAGGGTGATTCGCCCTCCAGAGTCAGAGTACCCGGACCTGTCACACGCTCCGGGTCTCTTTGGGTTCCCCAATGGGACCACAACAGGGGCGGCACAACGCCCGTTCCACTCAACCCATGACGACACAGGATTCCAGTCTCGGCATCTGTCCATCGTGCAACGCGGCGATCCCCGCAGGGTTGGTCCTCATCGAGTACGAGCGTGCGGACGGATCGGCTGCGTTTGCTGAATGCCCCGACTGCCGCGACGTCGTTCGTCCACAGTAGTTCGATATAGGGATTCGCAATCAAATGCGCTCTATACGTTGTTTTGGATACTCTCCGGCGGCTGTCAGAGATGTTTTGCGAGATGCAGAGCGTGTAGTCAACAAAGGGCCTATGACGAATCCACCTGACCAATTTCTGCTGGTGTATGGTCTCTGACGACAGATAGCGCCCTCAAATTCCAGAATATCCAATATCAGCAACTAATCGACCACTAACAAGAGCCAAAGGCGGTTTCTGATTGGCACAATGATAATTATAAGCAGTTGATTGAGTAGATGCGCCGACTCGTGCAACCAGTAATGAGAAACAGGGAGTTCAAATCGGCGATTTTCCAAGGAATCGCTTGATGATCCGTCGCTCAGCACGATGGAGGATTCCACTCGCGGCTCCCTTACTGACATCAAATGACTCCGCAAGCTCAGTGAGCGTACACTGACGCGGACTCTCGTAGTACCCACGCTCGACCGCTTCGACGATGAACTCTCGTTGGCGATCGGTGAGAAGGGCCGTCTTGTCGGTCGATTGCTGGATAACACCGAGATCGTACGCGACCTCTGCGGCTTCGAACGCGTCTCTGAGCTGTGACAAGCGTTCTCGGGAAGTCGTCAGATCAGCCACCGCCCACCCATCTCGGATCGGAAGCGGGAACTGAATGAGATTGCCTGACGAGAGGATTGCGTGATGTGGCGCAGGAACGTACGATATTTCGTACTGGATGACCGTTCGCTGGTCGTCGGCATGGAGAACTTCGTACTCAGGGAATTGATCCTCCTCGTCAAGTGCTTCAGTGAGCGATGAGAAGTTCGATGCTTCGATGTCGAGAATCACGAGCAAGCCGTCCGTTGTCGGGAAGTTAGAAACGATCCGGAATTCGGTCTCCGGGTGGGCTGTCGAGAGCGCGCCAAGCTCACCAGGAACCTCGAATCTGAACTGTGATCTGGCCATTTATCTCCTCTCCAGTGTCCTTGATACCGCAGCAATACTAAACATGTTCACGACTATCGTTAATCCGTATCTCCCCGTCTTAGGTAGTGTAGTGGACTCAAGGACGACCCAACGAACGAGATCTGAGTCGAGTCAGTTGTCGAACACCTACCAGACGGAGAATACAAAAATGGTCGAAGACCCGAAAGCACATTCTGCTGACGATCCGAAACGCGATGTCACCGTTGCCCACCCGGACAGTTCGGATGTCCCTCACCTGTTCATCGCAGGGGATACGTATACCATCCTTCTCACCGGCACAGACACCGCTGGAAAGATGTGTCTTATCGACATGCACGTTCCTCCAGGTGGTGGACCTGGCCCGCACCGTCACGACTTTGAGGAGACGTTCACTGTTCTCGAAGGCGAAATCGATATGACGATTCGAGGCGAAATGATCGGAGCGAAAGCAGGCCAGACGGTCCACGTTCCGGCGAACGCACCACACCTGTTCACGAACGCTACCGAGCAACCGGCACGAATGCTGTGTATCTGTGAGCCAGCCGGTCAAGACGAGTTCTTTCGCGCCGTTGGCGTTCCAGTCGACGAACGAACATCGACTGCCGACCTAAGCGATGAGGACGAGCGAGCGCAGTTAGAAAAAGCGGAAGCGCTCGCGTCACAGTACGACACGGAGCTACTGATGGACACGGAGTAATCGTGACACATACTCCCCTATCGCTTGTGGATCGAGCAGAAAGAACGCGGGGGCTGAGGCAAAAGACATGCTTCATCGGTTTGATATCGACTAGACATACTGGTTCGTGCCTCTGTAAATCACACTACTCTAATACTACTTCGGCGGTTGCCGATGAACGAGTAGCATGGATCGAGTCGAAGTCGTTGCAGTAGCTCGTTTTTGAGGAAGAGGGGAGCGTCGGTCTTCCGTGACGAGTGAACCGATACAACTCGGGACATGTGGCTTCGAAATCTCCAAACGGCCCGTTCGCCGGGTTTGTGGCACCTATAGCAGAAACGGGAGA harbors:
- a CDS encoding DUF7837 family putative zinc-binding protein, encoding MTTQDSSLGICPSCNAAIPAGLVLIEYERADGSAAFAECPDCRDVVRPQ
- a CDS encoding cupin domain-containing protein, with translation MSDEKFDASMSRITSKPSVVGKLETIRNSVSGWAVESAPSSPGTSNLNCDLAIYLLSSVLDTAAILNMFTTIVNPYLPVLGSVVDSRTTQRTRSESSQLSNTYQTENTKMVEDPKAHSADDPKRDVTVAHPDSSDVPHLFIAGDTYTILLTGTDTAGKMCLIDMHVPPGGGPGPHRHDFEETFTVLEGEIDMTIRGEMIGAKAGQTVHVPANAPHLFTNATEQPARMLCICEPAGQDEFFRAVGVPVDERTSTADLSDEDERAQLEKAEALASQYDTELLMDTE
- a CDS encoding helix-turn-helix domain-containing protein, whose translation is MSQLRDAFEAAEVAYDLGVIQQSTDKTALLTDRQREFIVEAVERGYYESPRQCTLTELAESFDVSKGAASGILHRAERRIIKRFLGKSPI